One genomic region from Onychostoma macrolepis isolate SWU-2019 chromosome 23, ASM1243209v1, whole genome shotgun sequence encodes:
- the wfdc2 gene encoding WAP four-disulfide core domain protein 3: MTARVCCLVSVFLLCLSGCLSTTDAAPGPNCTVVGHCPAKLTVVPSSRGCVSDKDCSGGHKCCVFDCGAVCVPPAFTKPGVCPRRKFGAGMCAEFCVNDSDCPNIEKCCSNGCGHECTAPYTVKPGRCALPKGTPMCAEYCYHDGQCPAEQKCCPTTCGHACSEPC; encoded by the exons ATGACGGCTCGAGTGTGTTGTTTGGTGagtgtgtttttattgtgtctGTCTGGATGCTTGAGCACAACAGACGCGGCTCCAGGACCAAACTGCACAG TGGTGGGTCACTGTCCGGCGAAGCTGACGGTCGTGCCGTCCAGTCGGGGATGTGTTTCTGATAAAGACTGCTCTGGAGGACACAAATGCTGTGTCTTTGACTGCGGGGCTGTGTGTGTGCCGCCTGCTTTCA CAAAGCCAGGAGTGTGTCCACGCAGAAAATTTGGAGCAGGAATGTGTGCCGAGTTCTGTGTCAATGACAGCGACTGTCCAAACATTGAGAAATGCTGCAGCAATGGATGTGGACATGAATGTACGGCTCCATATACAG TGAAGCCTGGTCGATGTGCCCTACCGAAGGGGACTCCAATGTGTGCAGAATACTGTTACCATGATGGCCAGTGTCCTGCTGAACAGAAATGTTGCCCAACCACCTGCGGTCATGCATGCAGCGAACCGTGCTGA